A part of Streptomyces sp. NBC_01497 genomic DNA contains:
- a CDS encoding DUF3499 domain-containing protein, producing the protein MSRRGPLKSAVPSNIVSPVRRCSRTACGRPAVATLTYVYADSTAVLGPLATYAEPHCYDLCAEHGARLTAPRGWEVVRLTDTSAPSRPSGDDLEALANAVREAARPRERTAQAGGKGAPGADPVEVGRRGHLRVLRSPDS; encoded by the coding sequence CTGAGTCGTCGCGGCCCGCTCAAGAGTGCGGTACCGTCCAACATCGTGAGCCCTGTACGTCGCTGTTCGCGCACCGCTTGCGGCCGCCCTGCCGTCGCGACGCTGACGTACGTCTACGCCGACTCGACCGCTGTCCTCGGCCCGCTCGCCACCTACGCCGAACCCCACTGCTACGACCTGTGCGCGGAGCACGGCGCCCGCCTCACCGCGCCGCGCGGCTGGGAAGTCGTACGGCTGACGGACACCTCGGCCCCTTCCCGCCCCAGCGGTGACGACCTGGAAGCCCTGGCCAACGCGGTACGCGAGGCGGCCCGCCCCCGGGAACGCACGGCGCAGGCGGGCGGCAAGGGCGCCCCGGGCGCGGACCCGGTCGAAGTGGGCCGCAGGGGCCACCTGAGGGTCCTGCGCAGCCCCGACTCCTGA
- a CDS encoding phosphomannomutase/phosphoglucomutase — MADADLSQLVKAYDVRGVYPDQLDEGLAELFGAAFAEVTGAHEIVVGHDMRPSSPALVESFARGAAARGTDATIIGLCSTDQLYYASGALGLPGAMFTASHNPARYNGIKMCRAGAAPVGQDTGLMEIRTRVEEMLATGLPDAADAATGRVTTKDTLAPYAAYLRGLVDLTAIRPLKVVVDAGNGMAGHTVPTVFEGLPLDVVPMYFELDGTFPNHEANPLDPKNLVDLQARVLAEGADLGLAFDGDADRCFVVDERGRGVSPSAITALVAARELAGHPGATVIHNLITSWSVPEVVREHGGVPVRTRVGHSFIKQEMARTGAIFGGEHSAHYYFKDFWNADTGMLAALHVLAALGGGPAPLSTLLSEYQRYTGSGEINSTVTDQRARTEAVRELYARRDDVTFDDLDGLTVTTKDWWLNVRPSNTEPLLRLNVEAREAETMAAVRDEALRTIRAR, encoded by the coding sequence GTGGCTGATGCGGATCTCTCCCAGCTGGTGAAGGCCTACGACGTGCGCGGGGTGTACCCGGACCAGCTCGACGAGGGGCTTGCGGAACTCTTCGGAGCGGCGTTCGCCGAAGTGACCGGGGCACACGAGATCGTCGTGGGCCACGACATGCGCCCGTCGTCCCCCGCGCTGGTGGAGAGCTTCGCCCGCGGCGCGGCCGCCCGCGGCACGGACGCCACCATCATCGGTCTGTGCTCGACGGACCAGCTCTACTACGCGTCGGGTGCCCTGGGGCTGCCCGGCGCGATGTTCACGGCCTCCCACAACCCGGCGCGCTACAACGGCATCAAGATGTGCCGGGCCGGAGCGGCGCCGGTCGGCCAGGACACGGGCCTCATGGAGATCAGGACAAGGGTCGAGGAGATGCTCGCCACCGGCCTGCCGGACGCGGCGGACGCGGCGACGGGCCGGGTCACGACGAAGGACACGCTCGCGCCGTACGCGGCGTACCTGCGGGGCCTGGTCGACCTGACGGCGATCCGCCCTTTGAAGGTCGTGGTGGACGCGGGCAACGGCATGGCCGGGCACACCGTGCCGACCGTCTTCGAGGGCCTGCCGCTCGATGTGGTGCCGATGTACTTCGAACTGGACGGCACGTTCCCGAACCACGAGGCGAACCCGCTCGACCCGAAGAACCTGGTGGACCTCCAGGCCAGGGTGCTGGCGGAGGGCGCCGACCTGGGGCTCGCCTTCGACGGTGACGCGGACCGCTGCTTCGTGGTCGACGAGCGCGGCCGGGGCGTGTCCCCGTCGGCGATCACCGCGCTCGTCGCGGCGCGCGAACTGGCGGGGCACCCGGGCGCGACGGTCATCCACAACCTGATCACGTCGTGGTCAGTGCCGGAGGTCGTACGCGAACACGGCGGCGTGCCCGTCCGGACCCGCGTGGGCCACTCGTTCATCAAGCAGGAGATGGCCCGTACGGGTGCGATCTTCGGCGGTGAGCACTCGGCGCACTACTACTTCAAGGACTTCTGGAACGCCGATACGGGCATGCTGGCGGCGCTGCACGTCCTGGCGGCCCTCGGCGGCGGCCCGGCCCCGCTCTCGACGCTGCTGAGCGAGTACCAGCGGTACACGGGCTCCGGCGAGATCAACTCCACCGTCACGGACCAGCGGGCGCGGACGGAGGCGGTACGGGAGTTGTACGCGCGGCGGGACGACGTCACGTTCGACGACCTGGACGGCCTGACCGTGACGACGAAGGACTGGTGGCTGAACGTGCGCCCGTCGAACACGGAACCGCTCCTGCGCCTGAACGTGGAGGCGCGGGAGGCGGAGACCATGGCGGCGGTCAGGGACGAGGCCCTGAGGACGATCCGGGCGCGGTAG
- a CDS encoding MFS transporter: protein MRRSLGRQFGWLWTAYAVSTFGTWLAFDAVAMIAILVLHTGSTEVSLLAATGPAVGALVAVPLGPWVEFRRKRPVMVAMDLTRFAAVVSIPVAFASGLLGFAQLLVVSVLVAAADITFTAASGACMKALVRPGDLLVASGRFESTTWTATVLGPPLGGAAIGLLGPVATVLADAVSYLLSAAGIQAIGGTETRPVPAGTRTGAEASGATVPKPTPAPAPVPAPAPAPAPAPASVPRASPASAGSPTSAGSPPSAVSAVSAISAATNSAEAAADASGTPTAPTLPAVPVTAPLRGRSGGLLDGWRYLLAHPALRPLFFHSILVNSLIMATSPLLAVLMLGPLGFAPWQYGLAFAVPCVGGLVGSRLAPRLVARYGRHRVLFTTGSLRTCWLLGLPFLRPGTAGLVLVMAVELGVITCSGVFNPVFAAYRLEQTATDRVTRTLTAWRVTTKAATAAATALCGLLAGITGPRTAIAAAGLLLLAAPFLLPLRDRTPRPEGVPAGGTS from the coding sequence GTGCGACGCTCGCTGGGGCGGCAGTTCGGGTGGCTCTGGACGGCGTACGCGGTCAGTACGTTCGGGACGTGGCTGGCGTTCGACGCGGTCGCCATGATCGCGATCCTGGTCCTGCACACCGGGTCCACCGAGGTGTCGCTGCTCGCGGCGACGGGGCCGGCCGTGGGCGCGCTGGTGGCGGTGCCGCTCGGACCCTGGGTCGAGTTCCGGCGGAAGCGGCCGGTGATGGTGGCCATGGACCTGACCCGGTTCGCGGCGGTGGTGAGCATCCCGGTCGCGTTCGCGTCCGGCCTGCTCGGCTTCGCGCAACTGCTGGTCGTTTCCGTACTCGTGGCGGCGGCCGACATCACCTTCACGGCCGCGTCCGGCGCCTGTATGAAAGCGCTGGTGCGTCCCGGGGACCTGCTCGTCGCGAGCGGCCGGTTCGAGTCCACGACCTGGACCGCCACCGTGCTCGGGCCGCCGCTCGGCGGGGCGGCGATCGGGCTGCTCGGCCCGGTGGCGACGGTACTGGCCGACGCGGTCAGCTACCTGCTGTCGGCGGCGGGGATCCAGGCGATCGGCGGGACGGAGACCCGGCCGGTACCGGCCGGGACGCGGACCGGGGCGGAGGCCTCCGGGGCGACCGTGCCGAAGCCAACGCCCGCACCCGCACCCGTACCCGCACCGGCACCGGCACCGGCACCGGCACCGGCATCCGTACCAAGGGCATCACCTGCGTCCGCAGGCTCTCCCACGTCCGCTGGATCTCCCCCATCCGCCGTATCCGCCGTATCCGCCATATCCGCCGCGACGAACTCAGCGGAGGCAGCGGCGGACGCATCCGGCACACCGACCGCTCCGACCCTGCCGGCGGTTCCCGTGACCGCACCGCTCCGGGGCCGCTCCGGCGGACTGCTGGACGGCTGGCGCTACCTGCTGGCCCATCCGGCACTGCGCCCGCTGTTCTTCCACTCGATCCTCGTCAACAGCCTGATCATGGCGACGTCCCCGCTGCTCGCCGTCCTCATGCTCGGGCCGCTCGGGTTCGCTCCCTGGCAGTACGGTCTCGCGTTCGCGGTGCCCTGCGTCGGCGGCCTGGTGGGCTCGCGGCTCGCACCCCGGCTGGTCGCGCGGTACGGACGGCACAGGGTGCTGTTCACGACCGGGTCCCTGCGCACGTGCTGGCTGCTCGGGCTCCCCTTCCTCCGTCCCGGCACGGCCGGTCTCGTGCTCGTCATGGCCGTCGAGCTCGGGGTGATCACCTGTTCGGGCGTGTTCAACCCGGTGTTCGCGGCATACCGCCTCGAACAGACCGCGACGGACCGCGTCACCCGGACGCTGACCGCGTGGAGGGTCACCACCAAGGCCGCCACCGCGGCCGCGACCGCGCTGTGCGGTCTGCTGGCCGGCATCACCGGTCCCCGTACCGCGATCGCCGCCGCCGGTCTGCTGCTGCTGGCGGCACCGTTCCTGCTGCCACTCCGCGACCGCACGCCGCGGCCCGAGGGGGTGCCGGCCGGGGGCACGTCCTGA
- a CDS encoding Trm112 family protein, producing MPLEAGLLEILACPACHAPLSDQTSADTPELVCTNEDCGLAYPVRDEIPVLLVDEARRPA from the coding sequence ATGCCGCTCGAAGCCGGCCTCCTGGAGATCCTCGCCTGCCCGGCCTGCCATGCGCCGCTCAGTGACCAGACCTCGGCGGACACCCCCGAGCTGGTCTGCACGAACGAGGACTGCGGCCTCGCATACCCGGTGCGCGACGAGATCCCCGTACTGCTCGTGGACGAGGCCCGCCGCCCGGCGTAA
- a CDS encoding SIS domain-containing protein — translation MLDESMLDAPDGLARADRRGLLRGAAEAGARVRTAVRNAEEAGIARLNPEGRPRSVMVAGSGAAAATVADLIGALAGSVAPITRLRPVGVAPAAGALRWSLPGWTGAVDLLLIVTTDGGEPGLALLAEQAYRRGCTVVAVAPAGSPLTETVDGARGLMVPMATTPSQRYESPYDPRDGDRSPAGDGARDRDGDGARAEPGSHGYRRLGEPAAPRPEAVPASPGALWALFTPLLVLLDRIGLLTAPPETLNLLADRLDRVAERCGPAIATYSNPAKTLAAELAESLPLIWTEGAATAPVGRRFATVLAELTGRPALAAELPEALASHGALLRGVFAGGGDPDDFFRDRVEDPAALRARVVLLRDRPADSLSAAPAAREAVSAENTPLSELEPEEGSELEALAELVAVTDFTAAYLTLATPDL, via the coding sequence ATGCTCGACGAGTCGATGCTCGACGCCCCGGACGGCCTCGCCCGCGCCGACCGTCGCGGCCTGCTGCGCGGTGCCGCCGAAGCGGGGGCCCGCGTACGGACGGCGGTGCGGAACGCCGAAGAGGCCGGTATCGCCCGCCTCAACCCCGAGGGCCGGCCCCGTTCCGTCATGGTCGCGGGCTCCGGCGCCGCGGCCGCTACCGTGGCCGACCTGATCGGTGCCCTCGCCGGTTCGGTGGCGCCGATCACCCGCCTGCGTCCCGTCGGTGTCGCGCCCGCGGCCGGTGCCCTGCGCTGGTCGTTGCCCGGCTGGACCGGCGCCGTGGACCTGCTGCTGATCGTCACCACCGACGGCGGCGAGCCGGGCCTCGCCCTCCTCGCGGAGCAGGCGTACCGCCGTGGATGCACCGTGGTCGCCGTGGCACCCGCGGGCTCCCCGCTGACGGAGACCGTCGACGGCGCACGCGGCCTGATGGTGCCGATGGCCACCACCCCGTCACAGCGGTACGAGAGCCCGTACGACCCGCGCGACGGTGACCGGTCCCCGGCCGGAGACGGTGCCCGCGACCGTGACGGGGACGGGGCCCGCGCCGAGCCCGGGAGCCACGGCTACCGCCGCCTCGGAGAGCCCGCCGCGCCCCGACCCGAGGCCGTCCCGGCGAGCCCGGGCGCGCTCTGGGCCCTGTTCACCCCGCTGCTGGTGCTCCTCGACCGCATCGGCCTCCTCACGGCGCCGCCCGAGACCCTCAACCTGCTCGCGGACCGTCTCGACCGCGTCGCCGAGCGCTGCGGCCCGGCGATCGCCACCTACAGCAACCCGGCCAAGACGCTCGCCGCGGAACTCGCCGAGAGCCTGCCGCTGATCTGGACGGAGGGCGCCGCGACGGCGCCCGTCGGACGCCGGTTCGCGACCGTACTCGCGGAGCTGACCGGCAGGCCGGCGCTCGCCGCCGAACTCCCGGAGGCGCTGGCGTCGCACGGCGCGCTGCTGCGCGGCGTGTTCGCGGGAGGCGGCGACCCGGACGACTTCTTCCGTGACCGTGTCGAGGACCCGGCGGCGCTGCGGGCCCGAGTCGTCCTGCTGCGGGACCGCCCGGCCGACTCCCTCTCGGCCGCGCCCGCCGCGCGCGAGGCGGTGAGCGCGGAGAACACCCCACTCAGCGAACTGGAGCCGGAGGAGGGGAGCGAACTCGAAGCCCTCGCGGAACTCGTCGCCGTCACCGACTTCACGGCGGCGTACCTGACACTGGCGACGCCCGACCTCTGA